From a single Fusobacterium pseudoperiodonticum genomic region:
- the rnc gene encoding ribonuclease III, whose protein sequence is MKNLLDLEHKLNYYFNNRNLLKTALLHKSLGNEKKEYKNQNNERLELLGDAVLDLIVAEYLYRNYKSASEGTIAKLKAMIVSEPILAKISRQIGLGKFLMLSKGEILSGGRNRESILADAFEAVLGAVYMDSNLEEARSFALGHIEQYITHIEEDEDILDFKSILQEYVQKNFKTVPTYELISEKGPDHMKEFEIQVVVGNYKEKAVAKNKKKAEQLSAKALCIKLGVKYHEAL, encoded by the coding sequence ATGAAAAATCTATTAGATTTAGAACATAAACTAAATTATTACTTTAATAATAGAAATTTATTAAAAACTGCTCTTCTTCATAAATCACTAGGAAATGAAAAAAAAGAATATAAAAATCAAAACAATGAAAGACTAGAACTGCTAGGTGATGCAGTTCTAGATCTCATTGTTGCTGAGTATTTATATAGAAATTATAAGAGTGCTTCTGAAGGTACTATAGCTAAATTAAAAGCTATGATAGTTAGTGAACCTATACTTGCAAAAATATCTCGTCAAATAGGCTTAGGAAAGTTTTTAATGCTAAGTAAGGGAGAAATCCTATCTGGTGGTAGAAATAGAGAATCTATACTTGCTGATGCATTTGAAGCTGTATTAGGTGCTGTATATATGGACTCTAATTTAGAAGAGGCTAGAAGCTTTGCTCTAGGTCACATAGAACAATATATAACTCATATAGAAGAAGATGAAGATATTTTAGATTTTAAAAGTATACTACAAGAATATGTACAGAAGAATTTCAAAACTGTTCCTACATATGAGCTTATCTCTGAAAAAGGACCTGACCATATGAAAGAATTTGAAATTCAAGTTGTAGTAGGAAACTATAAAGAAAAGGCTGTTGCTAAAAATAAGAAAAAAGCTGAACAATTATCAGCAAAAGCCCTATGTATAAAGTTGGGAGTTAAATACCATGAAGCATTATAA
- a CDS encoding elongator complex protein 3: protein MKHYNIPVFISHFGCPNACVFCNQKKINGRETDVSLDDLKNIIDSYLKTLPKNSIKEVAFFGGTFTGISMELQKQYLEVVKKYIDNADVEGVRISTRPECIDDEILTQLKKYGVKTIELGIQSLDDEVLKATGRHYDYEIVKKSCDLIKKYGFTLGVQLMIGLPKSDFKSDLMSAVKSLDLNPDIARIYPTLVIKGTELEFMYKRNLYNSLTLEEAVDRTVPIYSLLELKDINVIRVGLQPAEDLTADGVIISGPFHPAFRDLVENKIYFNFLSKIYEKEKKLDIEVNERNISKIVGQKASTKKTFYPNFKITINNNLAINELIINSKKYERKEILKGELNEQMPDFI, encoded by the coding sequence ATGAAGCATTATAATATTCCTGTGTTTATTAGTCATTTTGGTTGTCCAAATGCCTGTGTATTTTGCAATCAAAAAAAGATAAATGGAAGAGAAACTGATGTTAGTTTAGATGATTTAAAAAATATTATAGATAGCTATTTAAAAACTCTTCCAAAAAATTCCATTAAAGAGGTGGCATTTTTTGGTGGAACTTTTACTGGCATATCAATGGAACTACAAAAACAATATCTAGAAGTTGTTAAAAAATATATAGACAATGCAGATGTAGAAGGAGTAAGAATATCAACTAGACCTGAATGTATAGATGATGAAATCTTGACTCAACTAAAAAAATATGGAGTAAAAACTATTGAATTAGGTATACAATCATTAGATGATGAGGTTTTAAAAGCCACAGGTAGACATTATGATTATGAAATTGTAAAAAAATCTTGTGACCTAATAAAAAAATATGGCTTCACTCTTGGAGTACAACTTATGATAGGCTTACCTAAATCAGACTTCAAAAGTGACTTAATGTCAGCTGTAAAAAGTTTAGATTTAAATCCTGATATTGCAAGAATATATCCAACTCTTGTAATAAAGGGGACAGAACTTGAGTTTATGTATAAAAGAAATCTTTATAATTCTTTGACTTTAGAAGAAGCTGTTGACAGGACAGTTCCTATATACTCATTATTAGAATTAAAAGATATAAATGTAATAAGAGTAGGACTTCAACCAGCTGAAGATTTAACAGCCGATGGAGTTATAATCTCAGGTCCTTTTCATCCAGCATTTAGAGATTTAGTAGAAAATAAAATATATTTTAATTTCCTATCTAAGATTTATGAAAAAGAGAAAAAACTAGATATAGAAGTCAATGAAAGAAATATATCTAAAATAGTGGGACAGAAAGCTAGTACAAAAAAAACTTTCTATCCCAATTTTAAAATAACAATAAATAATAATTTAGCTATAAATGAACTTATAATAAATTCAAAAAAATATGAAAGAAAAGAGATATTAAAGGGAGAGTTGAATGAGCAAATGCCTGATTTTATCTAA
- the coaD gene encoding pantetheine-phosphate adenylyltransferase — MKIGVYAGSFDPITKGHQDIIERALKIVDKLIVVVMNNPKKNYWFNLDERKNLISKIFEGSENIKVDEHAGLLVDFMAKNSCGILIKGLRDVKDFSEEMTYSFANKKLSNGEVDTVFIPTSERYTYVSSTFVKELAFYNQSLEGYVDGKVIEEVLNRAKEYRG; from the coding sequence ATGAAGATAGGAGTATATGCTGGTAGTTTTGATCCAATTACAAAGGGACATCAAGATATAATTGAAAGAGCATTAAAAATTGTAGATAAATTGATAGTTGTTGTTATGAATAACCCTAAAAAGAATTATTGGTTCAATTTAGATGAAAGAAAAAATCTAATAAGTAAAATTTTTGAAGGTTCTGAAAATATAAAAGTTGATGAACATGCAGGCTTGCTTGTAGACTTTATGGCTAAAAACTCTTGTGGTATTCTTATAAAGGGCTTAAGAGATGTCAAAGATTTCTCAGAAGAAATGACTTATTCTTTTGCAAATAAAAAACTTTCAAATGGTGAAGTGGATACTGTCTTTATTCCAACATCTGAAAGATATACCTATGTAAGTTCAACTTTTGTTAAAGAACTAGCTTTTTATAATCAAAGTTTAGAAGGTTATGTAGATGGTAAAGTTATTGAAGAAGTTTTAAATAGAGCTAAAGAATATAGAGGATAA
- the fabD gene encoding ACP S-malonyltransferase, producing MGKIAFVYPGQGTQFVGMGKELYENNLKAKELFDKIFSSLDIDLKKVMFEGPEDLLKRTDYTQPAIVSLSLVLTELLKETGVKPDYVAGHSVGEFAAFGGANYLSVEDAVKLVAARGRIMKEVAEKVNGSMAAVLGMDAEKIKEVLKSVDGVVEAVNFNEPNQTVIAGEKEAVEKACVALKDAGAKRALPLAVSGPFHSSLMKEAGEQLKVEAQNYNFNIADVKIVANTTAELLETDAEVKEEIYKQSFGPVKWVDTINKLKALGVTKIYEIGPGKVLAGLIKKIDKEIEVENIEII from the coding sequence ATGGGGAAAATTGCTTTTGTTTATCCAGGTCAAGGAACTCAATTTGTTGGTATGGGTAAAGAATTATATGAAAATAATCTTAAAGCAAAAGAACTATTTGATAAAATTTTCTCTTCTTTAGACATAGACTTAAAAAAAGTTATGTTTGAAGGTCCTGAAGATTTATTGAAGAGAACAGATTATACTCAACCAGCAATAGTTAGCTTAAGTTTAGTTTTAACTGAACTTCTAAAAGAAACAGGAGTAAAACCTGACTATGTTGCAGGACATTCTGTTGGGGAATTTGCTGCTTTTGGAGGAGCTAATTATCTTTCTGTAGAAGATGCAGTTAAGCTTGTTGCTGCAAGAGGAAGAATAATGAAAGAAGTTGCTGAAAAAGTAAATGGAAGTATGGCAGCTGTTCTAGGTATGGATGCTGAAAAGATAAAAGAAGTTTTAAAGTCAGTTGATGGAGTTGTTGAAGCAGTAAACTTCAACGAACCTAATCAAACTGTTATTGCTGGTGAAAAAGAAGCTGTAGAAAAAGCTTGTGTTGCTTTAAAAGACGCAGGAGCTAAAAGAGCTTTACCACTTGCAGTATCAGGACCTTTTCACTCATCACTTATGAAAGAAGCAGGGGAACAATTAAAAGTTGAAGCTCAAAATTATAACTTCAATATAGCTGATGTTAAAATAGTTGCAAATACTACTGCTGAACTTTTAGAAACTGATGCTGAAGTAAAAGAAGAAATTTATAAACAAAGTTTTGGACCTGTTAAATGGGTGGATACTATTAATAAGCTAAAAGCTTTAGGAGTTACTAAAATTTATGAGATTGGTCCTGGTAAAGTTTTAGCTGGACTTATAAAAAAAATTGATAAAGAAATTGAAGTAGAGAATATTGAAATAATTTAA
- a CDS encoding beta-ketoacyl-ACP synthase III, whose translation MQSIGIKGIGYYAPENVFTNFDFEKIIDTSDEWIRTRTGITERRFATKEQATSDLACEASLKAIESAKIKKEDIDLIILATVTPDYLAQGAACIVQHKLGLSNIPCFDLNAACTGFIYGLEVGYSMVKSGLYKNVLVIGAETLSRIIDMQNRNTCVLFGDGAAAAVVGEVEEGYGFLGFSIGAEGEDDMILKIPAGGSKKPNDDETIKNRENFVVMKGQDVFKFAVNILPKVTLDALEKAKLDVSDLSMVFPHQANSRIIESAAKRMKFPIEKFYMNLSRYGNTSSASVGLALGEAVEKGLVKKGDNIALTGFGGGLTYGSAIIKWAF comes from the coding sequence ATGCAAAGTATTGGGATAAAGGGTATAGGGTACTATGCTCCAGAAAATGTATTTACAAACTTTGATTTTGAAAAAATTATAGATACTAGTGATGAGTGGATTAGAACTAGAACAGGAATAACTGAAAGAAGATTTGCTACTAAAGAACAAGCAACTTCTGATTTAGCTTGTGAAGCTTCTTTAAAAGCTATAGAAAGTGCTAAAATTAAAAAAGAGGATATAGATTTAATTATCCTAGCAACAGTTACTCCTGATTACTTGGCTCAAGGAGCTGCTTGTATAGTACAACATAAATTAGGATTATCAAATATTCCTTGTTTTGACTTAAATGCAGCTTGTACAGGTTTTATTTATGGACTAGAAGTTGGATATTCAATGGTTAAATCAGGTCTATATAAAAATGTACTTGTTATCGGTGCAGAAACTTTATCAAGAATAATAGATATGCAAAATAGAAATACTTGTGTACTTTTTGGAGATGGAGCTGCTGCTGCGGTGGTTGGAGAAGTTGAAGAAGGTTATGGTTTCTTAGGTTTCTCAATAGGAGCTGAAGGTGAAGATGATATGATCCTTAAGATTCCTGCTGGAGGAAGTAAAAAACCTAATGATGATGAAACTATAAAAAATAGAGAAAATTTCGTCGTTATGAAGGGACAAGATGTATTTAAATTTGCTGTAAATATTTTACCTAAGGTAACTTTAGATGCTTTAGAAAAAGCTAAATTAGATGTTAGCGATTTATCTATGGTATTCCCGCATCAAGCAAATTCAAGAATTATAGAATCAGCTGCAAAAAGAATGAAATTCCCTATTGAAAAGTTCTATATGAACTTGAGTAGATATGGAAATACTTCGTCTGCTTCAGTTGGTTTAGCTTTAGGTGAAGCTGTAGAAAAAGGACTAGTTAAGAAAGGTGATAATATTGCTTTAACTGGTTTTGGTGGTGGATTAACTTACGGCTCAGCTATTATAAAATGGGCTTTTTAG
- the fabF gene encoding beta-ketoacyl-ACP synthase II produces MKRVVVTGLGLISSLGIGLEESWKKLIAGETGIDLITSYDTTDQPVRIAGEVKGFEPTDYGIEKKEVKKLSRNTQFALVATKMALDDANFKIDETNADDVGVLVSSGVGGIEIMEEQYGAMLSKGFKRISPFTIPAMIENMAAGNIAIYYGAKGPNKSIVTACASGTHSIGDGFDLIRHGRAKAMIVGGTEASVTQFCINSFANMKALSTRNETPKTASRPFSKDRDGFVMGEGAGILILEELESALARGAKIYAEMVGYGETCDANHITAPIETGEGATKAMRIALRDANLSPDDVTYINAHGTSTPTNDVVETRAIKALFGDKAKDLYISSTKGATGHGLGAAGGIEGVIIAKAIADGVIPPTINLHETDEECDLNYVPNQAIKTDVKVAMSNSLGFGGHNSVIVMKKFEK; encoded by the coding sequence ATGAAAAGAGTTGTTGTAACAGGATTAGGACTTATTTCATCATTAGGAATAGGTTTAGAAGAAAGTTGGAAGAAACTTATAGCTGGAGAGACTGGAATAGATCTAATAACATCTTATGACACTACAGATCAACCAGTTAGAATTGCTGGAGAAGTTAAAGGTTTTGAACCTACTGACTATGGAATAGAAAAAAAAGAAGTTAAAAAATTATCTAGAAATACTCAATTTGCTTTAGTAGCTACAAAAATGGCACTAGATGACGCTAACTTTAAAATAGATGAAACTAATGCAGATGATGTTGGAGTTCTTGTATCTTCTGGTGTTGGTGGAATAGAAATAATGGAAGAACAATATGGAGCTATGTTATCAAAAGGTTTTAAAAGAATATCTCCATTCACAATTCCAGCTATGATAGAAAATATGGCTGCTGGAAACATAGCTATATACTATGGTGCAAAGGGACCTAATAAATCAATAGTAACTGCTTGTGCATCTGGAACTCACTCAATAGGAGATGGATTTGACTTAATCAGACATGGTAGAGCTAAAGCTATGATAGTTGGAGGAACAGAAGCAAGTGTAACTCAATTCTGTATAAACTCATTTGCAAACATGAAAGCTCTTTCAACAAGAAATGAAACTCCTAAAACAGCATCAAGACCATTCTCAAAAGATAGAGATGGATTTGTAATGGGAGAAGGGGCAGGAATTTTAATATTAGAAGAATTAGAAAGTGCTTTAGCTAGAGGAGCAAAAATCTATGCAGAAATGGTTGGATATGGAGAAACTTGTGATGCAAACCATATCACTGCACCAATAGAAACAGGAGAAGGAGCTACAAAAGCTATGAGAATAGCTTTAAGAGATGCTAATTTATCTCCTGATGATGTTACATACATCAATGCTCATGGAACTTCAACTCCTACAAATGATGTTGTAGAAACTAGAGCTATTAAAGCTTTATTTGGTGATAAAGCTAAAGATTTATACATATCTTCAACTAAAGGAGCAACAGGGCATGGTCTAGGTGCTGCCGGTGGTATTGAAGGAGTTATCATAGCAAAAGCTATAGCTGATGGAGTAATCCCTCCAACAATCAATCTACATGAAACTGATGAAGAATGTGATTTAAATTATGTTCCTAATCAAGCTATAAAAACAGATGTTAAAGTTGCTATGTCTAACTCTTTAGGTTTTGGTGGACATAACTCTGTTATAGTTATGAAAAAATTTGAAAAATAA
- the efp gene encoding elongation factor P, translated as MKIAQELRAGSTIKIGNDPFVVLKAEYNKSGRNAAVVKFKMKNLISGNISDAVYKADDKMDDIKLDKVKAIYSYQNGDSYIFSNPETWEEIELKGEDLGDALNYLEEEMPLDVVYYESTAVAVELPTFVEREVTYTEPGLRGDTSGKVMKPARINTGFEVQVPLFVEQGEWIKIDTRTNEYVERVKK; from the coding sequence ATGAAAATTGCACAAGAATTAAGAGCGGGAAGTACAATTAAAATTGGAAACGACCCATTTGTAGTATTAAAGGCTGAATATAACAAATCAGGAAGAAATGCTGCTGTTGTTAAGTTTAAAATGAAAAACTTAATATCTGGAAACATATCAGATGCTGTTTATAAAGCAGATGATAAAATGGATGATATCAAATTAGATAAGGTAAAAGCTATCTATTCTTATCAAAATGGAGATTCTTACATATTCTCTAATCCAGAAACTTGGGAAGAAATTGAATTAAAAGGTGAAGATTTAGGGGATGCCTTAAACTATCTTGAAGAAGAAATGCCTTTAGATGTTGTTTACTATGAATCAACAGCTGTTGCAGTTGAATTACCTACTTTCGTTGAAAGAGAAGTAACTTATACTGAACCAGGACTAAGAGGAGATACTTCAGGAAAAGTTATGAAACCTGCTAGAATCAATACAGGATTTGAAGTTCAAGTTCCTTTATTTGTTGAACAAGGTGAATGGATTAAAATAGATACAAGAACTAACGAATATGTTGAAAGAGTAAAAAAATAA
- the earP gene encoding elongation factor P maturation arginine rhamnosyltransferase EarP: MLIDNIDIFCEVIDNYGDVGVAYRLARELKRIYPNKELRFIINQTEELNLIKKNDDIIVIDYKDVDKIESPADLIIETFACNIPEIYMNKALKTSKLMINLEYFSSEDWVDDFHLQESFLGGNLKKYFFIPGLSEKSGGIILDKEFLDRKNKVQKNREYYLKQFNIDEKYDLIISVFSYEKNFDNFLKTLQKLDKKVLLLLLSEKTQKNFIKYFDNNDYYDKIKAVKLPFFTYDKYEELLALCDINLVRGEDSFVRALLLGKPFLWHIYPQDENTHIIKLESFLEKYCPNNKELKETFINYNINKDDFSYFFENLDEIKKYNEKYTDYLIENCNLINKLINFIEKI; the protein is encoded by the coding sequence ATGCTTATAGATAACATAGATATTTTTTGTGAAGTAATTGATAATTATGGGGATGTAGGTGTAGCTTACAGATTGGCTAGAGAGCTTAAAAGAATCTATCCAAATAAAGAGTTAAGATTTATCATCAATCAAACTGAAGAATTAAATCTTATCAAAAAAAATGATGATATTATTGTAATCGATTATAAAGATGTAGATAAAATAGAATCTCCTGCTGATTTGATTATAGAAACTTTTGCATGTAATATCCCTGAAATATATATGAACAAAGCTTTAAAGACTTCTAAACTTATGATTAATTTAGAATATTTTTCTTCAGAAGACTGGGTAGATGACTTTCATCTTCAAGAATCATTTTTAGGTGGAAATCTGAAAAAATATTTCTTCATACCAGGACTTTCTGAAAAAAGTGGTGGTATAATTCTAGATAAAGAATTCTTAGATAGAAAAAATAAAGTTCAGAAAAATAGAGAATATTATTTGAAACAATTTAATATAGATGAAAAATATGATTTAATTATTTCAGTTTTCTCTTACGAAAAGAACTTTGATAATTTTTTAAAAACTTTGCAAAAGCTAGATAAAAAAGTACTTTTATTGTTATTAAGTGAAAAAACTCAAAAAAATTTCATAAAATATTTTGATAATAACGATTATTATGATAAAATAAAAGCCGTGAAATTACCTTTTTTTACATATGATAAATATGAAGAACTTTTAGCACTCTGTGATATTAATTTAGTAAGAGGTGAAGATAGCTTTGTGAGAGCTTTGCTTTTAGGTAAACCTTTTCTCTGGCATATCTATCCTCAAGATGAGAATACACATATCATAAAGTTAGAAAGTTTTTTAGAAAAGTATTGTCCTAATAATAAAGAGTTGAAAGAAACTTTTATTAATTACAATATAAATAAAGATGATTTTTCATATTTTTTTGAAAATCTTGATGAGATAAAAAAATACAATGAAAAATATACTGATTATTTGATAGAAAATTGTAATTTAATAAACAAATTAATAAATTTTATTGAAAAAATATAG
- the plsX gene encoding phosphate acyltransferase PlsX, which produces MKIALDAMSGDFAPISTVKGAVEALNEIESLEVILVGKESIIKEELKKYKYDTKRIEIKNANEIIEMTDDPVKAVREKKDSSMNVCIDLVKDKVAQASVSCGNTGALLASSQLKLKRIKGVLRPAIAVLFPNKKDQGTLFLDLGANSDSKPEFLNQFATMGSKYMEIFLNKKNPKVALLNIGEEETKGNELTRETYSLLKQNKDIDFQGNIESTKIMDGEVDVVVTDGYTGNVLLKTSEGVGKFIFHVVKEAVMESWISKIGALLMKGAIKKVKKKTEASEYGGAIFLGLSELSLKAHGNSDSRAIMNALKVASKFIELNFIEELRKTMEVE; this is translated from the coding sequence ATGAAGATAGCCTTAGATGCTATGAGTGGGGATTTTGCTCCTATATCAACTGTTAAAGGAGCTGTTGAAGCTCTTAATGAAATTGAAAGCCTAGAAGTTATTTTAGTTGGAAAAGAAAGTATCATAAAGGAAGAATTAAAAAAATATAAATATGATACTAAACGGATTGAAATTAAAAATGCTAATGAAATTATAGAAATGACAGATGATCCTGTTAAAGCAGTGAGAGAAAAAAAGGATTCATCTATGAATGTCTGTATAGATTTAGTAAAAGACAAAGTGGCTCAAGCTTCTGTTTCTTGTGGAAACACAGGAGCATTGTTAGCAAGTAGTCAATTAAAATTAAAAAGAATTAAAGGAGTTTTAAGACCAGCAATAGCAGTCTTATTTCCTAACAAAAAAGATCAGGGAACTTTATTTTTAGATTTAGGTGCTAATTCTGATTCTAAACCAGAATTTTTAAATCAATTTGCTACTATGGGTTCAAAATACATGGAAATATTTTTAAATAAGAAAAATCCAAAAGTAGCACTTTTAAATATTGGTGAAGAAGAAACAAAAGGAAATGAACTTACAAGAGAAACTTACAGTCTATTAAAACAAAATAAAGATATTGATTTTCAAGGAAATATTGAAAGTACAAAAATAATGGATGGAGAAGTAGATGTAGTTGTAACAGATGGTTATACAGGAAATGTACTTCTTAAAACATCTGAAGGTGTTGGAAAATTTATTTTCCATGTAGTTAAAGAAGCTGTAATGGAAAGTTGGATTTCAAAAATAGGAGCTCTATTAATGAAAGGAGCTATAAAAAAAGTTAAAAAGAAAACTGAAGCTTCTGAATATGGTGGAGCAATATTTTTAGGATTAAGTGAGCTTTCTTTGAAAGCACATGGAAATTCTGATAGCAGGGCTATAATGAACGCCTTAAAAGTGGCTAGTAAATTTATAGAACTAAATTTTATTGAAGAATTAAGAAAGACTATGGAGGTAGAATAA
- a CDS encoding Rne/Rng family ribonuclease, with product MSKCLILSKNTYETKLALLEDDKLEEIYIEREKEKEISGNIYKGKIIDILNKGEIIFVDIGLEKNTFLSFENKKNIPKFNIFDSLIVQVETEARDGKGARLTFDYSINGENLVLLPNSKNLSISKKIEDLETIKKLKDIFLNIDKGLILRTKSVEKSPEVLLEEYKKLEAIDNQIKKDFKEKNTTLLYDNNSILKKALTLLDEDIDEFIIDDEDNFNKIKNTLEENKKNYLLKKFKKYFKDEDIFSYYKIDAQIERALDRKVYLESGASIVIEKTEALVSIDVNTGQNTGNQSSQNLIFNTNLEACKEIARQIKLRNLAGIIIIDFIDLKKNSDRKKILEELKRYLKKDRMEINSLDFSHLGLVQFTRKRQGKELSFYYREKCHYCEGTSYLLSKDRIILNLFAELNSQIKYNDLNKIVIKTKKDIIKEIKKLISNPKIEYEEDSNFYKEGYKIELYRR from the coding sequence ATGAGCAAATGCCTGATTTTATCTAAAAATACATATGAGACTAAACTTGCCTTGCTTGAAGACGACAAACTAGAAGAAATATATATTGAAAGAGAGAAAGAAAAAGAAATCTCAGGAAATATCTATAAGGGAAAAATTATAGATATTTTAAATAAGGGAGAAATAATTTTTGTTGATATAGGTTTAGAAAAGAATACTTTTTTATCTTTTGAAAACAAAAAAAATATCCCTAAATTTAATATTTTTGATAGCTTGATAGTACAGGTTGAAACAGAGGCAAGAGATGGAAAGGGAGCTCGCTTAACTTTTGATTATTCCATAAATGGAGAAAATTTAGTTCTTCTACCAAATTCAAAAAATCTCTCAATTTCAAAAAAAATTGAAGATTTAGAAACAATTAAAAAACTTAAAGATATATTTTTAAATATAGACAAAGGACTTATTTTAAGAACTAAATCTGTTGAGAAATCTCCTGAAGTTTTATTGGAAGAATATAAAAAATTAGAAGCGATTGACAATCAAATAAAAAAAGATTTTAAAGAAAAAAATACTACCTTACTCTATGATAATAATAGTATTCTAAAAAAAGCTCTAACTTTATTAGATGAAGATATAGATGAATTTATAATAGATGATGAGGATAATTTTAACAAAATAAAAAATACTTTAGAAGAAAATAAAAAAAATTACCTACTAAAAAAATTTAAAAAATACTTTAAAGATGAAGATATTTTTTCTTATTATAAGATAGATGCTCAAATAGAAAGAGCTTTAGATAGAAAGGTCTATTTAGAAAGTGGAGCCTCTATTGTAATTGAAAAAACTGAAGCTTTAGTTAGTATAGATGTAAATACAGGGCAGAATACAGGAAATCAAAGTTCACAAAATTTGATTTTTAATACAAACTTAGAAGCCTGTAAAGAGATAGCTAGACAGATTAAATTAAGAAATTTAGCAGGTATTATTATTATAGATTTTATAGATTTGAAAAAAAATTCTGATAGAAAAAAAATTCTAGAAGAATTAAAAAGATATTTGAAAAAAGATAGAATGGAGATAAACTCCCTTGACTTCTCACACTTGGGATTGGTTCAATTTACAAGGAAAAGACAGGGAAAAGAGCTTAGTTTCTATTATAGAGAAAAGTGTCACTATTGTGAAGGTACAAGTTATCTATTATCAAAAGATAGAATAATTTTAAATCTTTTTGCTGAATTGAACAGTCAAATCAAATATAACGATTTAAATAAAATAGTTATTAAAACTAAAAAAGATATAATAAAAGAAATTAAAAAATTAATAAGCAATCCTAAAATTGAATATGAAGAGGATAGTAATTTTTATAAAGAAGGATATAAAATAGAGTTATATAGGAGATAA
- a CDS encoding acyl carrier protein — MLDKVREIIVEQLGVEPDQVKPESNFVDDLGADSLDTVELIMSFEEEFGVEIPDTEAEKIKTVQDVINYIEANKK; from the coding sequence ATGTTAGATAAAGTAAGAGAAATTATAGTTGAACAATTAGGAGTTGAACCTGATCAAGTTAAACCTGAATCAAATTTCGTAGATGACTTAGGAGCAGATTCTTTAGATACTGTTGAATTAATAATGTCTTTTGAAGAAGAATTTGGAGTAGAAATTCCTGATACTGAAGCTGAAAAAATTAAAACTGTTCAAGATGTTATAAACTACATAGAAGCAAATAAGAAATAA